One genomic region from Aliarcobacter cryaerophilus ATCC 43158 encodes:
- a CDS encoding NnrS family protein, with the protein MSNSHYLNYPKGDFPIYLAYGFRPIFLLLAPYIVLSIILWAFVFAGYINLPIENTLNWHIYEMIFGVGTAMIVAFFLTGLPELFSGVVPIVRRHLAFIVVWWVFGRFSFWFIDYFGIFFTGFINISLTAYISYLAAIPAFRDRNKRHTSLAYSMVSIVIIQTIFFLSEAEVLKIDSYRILLLSMILFLVLILLALRRVSMESINELLNQENINEIFLAKSFRYNLAIFCLLLYGFVEFFFPNNSTLAYICFACGSATFALLNDFVLKENNILFKPFVLYIISTISITAIGFFFLGFNYLFELNITNHFRHFLTTGSFGMVFYVIMIIVSTIHTGRKIFTNWALTLGLMLIIIATFMRAFIPFYIEYSMALYILSSIIWAIPFIIYMKIFFPFLLQTRADGIKG; encoded by the coding sequence ATGAGCAATTCTCACTATTTAAACTATCCAAAAGGTGATTTCCCAATCTATTTGGCATATGGATTTCGCCCTATTTTCCTTCTTCTTGCTCCATATATTGTATTAAGTATTATTTTATGGGCTTTTGTTTTTGCAGGATATATAAATCTTCCAATAGAAAATACTCTAAATTGGCACATTTATGAGATGATTTTCGGAGTTGGAACTGCTATGATAGTGGCATTTTTCCTAACAGGCTTACCTGAGCTTTTTTCTGGAGTTGTTCCAATAGTTAGAAGACATTTAGCTTTTATAGTTGTTTGGTGGGTTTTTGGAAGATTTAGCTTTTGGTTTATTGACTATTTTGGAATATTTTTTACAGGATTTATAAATATTAGTTTAACAGCTTATATCTCATATCTTGCAGCAATTCCAGCTTTTCGTGATAGAAATAAAAGGCATACTTCTCTTGCATATTCTATGGTTTCAATAGTTATTATTCAAACTATCTTTTTTTTAAGCGAAGCAGAAGTTTTAAAAATAGATTCATATAGAATTCTTCTTTTATCTATGATTTTATTTTTGGTTTTAATTCTATTGGCCTTAAGAAGAGTTAGTATGGAGTCAATAAATGAGTTATTAAATCAAGAAAATATAAATGAAATATTTTTAGCAAAATCTTTTAGATACAATCTTGCTATTTTTTGTCTACTTTTATATGGTTTTGTTGAATTCTTTTTTCCAAATAATTCAACTTTAGCTTATATTTGTTTTGCTTGTGGTTCAGCAACTTTTGCTCTTTTAAACGATTTTGTTTTAAAAGAAAATAATATTTTATTTAAACCTTTCGTTTTGTATATAATCTCTACAATTTCTATAACTGCTATTGGATTTTTCTTTTTAGGTTTTAACTACCTTTTTGAATTAAATATCACAAACCACTTTAGACATTTTTTAACAACAGGAAGTTTTGGAATGGTTTTTTATGTAATTATGATTATAGTATCAACGATTCATACAGGAAGAAAAATTTTCACAAATTGGGCTTTAACCTTGGGTTTAATGTTAATAATTATTGCAACTTTTATGAGAGCTTTTATACCATTTTATATTGAATATAGTATGGCTTTATATATTCTATCTTCAATTATTTGGGCAATTCCTTTTATTATATATATGAAAATATTTTTTCCATTTCTGCTACAAACTAGAGCTGATGGAATAAAAGGTTAA
- a CDS encoding F0F1 ATP synthase subunit C encodes MKKIVLLVLAFAGFAFAADAAVANETLKAYSVVAAGIGLGLAALGGAIGMGNTAAATIAGTARNPGLGGKLMTTMFIALAMIEAQVIYALVIAMIALYANPFLG; translated from the coding sequence ATGAAAAAAATCGTTCTTTTAGTACTAGCTTTCGCTGGTTTTGCATTTGCTGCAGATGCTGCAGTTGCAAATGAGACTTTAAAAGCATACTCTGTAGTTGCTGCTGGAATTGGACTTGGATTAGCTGCTCTTGGTGGAGCTATTGGTATGGGTAATACTGCTGCTGCAACTATTGCTGGAACTGCTAGAAACCCAGGTCTTGGTGGAAAATTAATGACTACAATGTTTATTGCACTAGCTATGATTGAAGCACAAGTTATTTATGCGCTTGTTATTGCTATGATCGCACTTTATGCAAATCCATTTTTAGGGTAA
- a CDS encoding ABC transporter ATP-binding protein translates to MEKIANKKVVEELIVENVDFSFGFKEILKDINFTLKKGEVVSIVGPSGGGKTTLLHLCSKLLKLDTGKIKNSFLSSTFAFQEPRLLLWKNVIDNIALVLKAKGEKTKIAEQKAKNIAILFGLKESDFSKFPKDLSGGMKQRVSFARALVVNPSLLFLDEPFSALDIGLKKELQNLLIENIENKKLSVLFITHDLMEAIKLSDKIIVLKAQPIGHIKKIFTINEARKKRDDEFVYSKTAEILKDKDIISSFELELK, encoded by the coding sequence ATGGAGAAAATAGCTAACAAAAAAGTTGTAGAAGAACTTATTGTAGAAAATGTTGATTTTTCTTTTGGCTTTAAAGAGATTTTAAAAGATATAAATTTTACTTTAAAAAAAGGAGAAGTAGTATCTATAGTTGGACCTAGTGGTGGAGGAAAAACTACCCTACTTCACCTTTGTTCAAAACTTTTAAAACTTGATACGGGAAAGATAAAAAATAGTTTTTTGTCATCTACTTTTGCTTTTCAAGAACCGCGACTTTTGCTTTGGAAAAATGTGATTGACAATATTGCTTTAGTTCTTAAGGCAAAAGGTGAAAAAACAAAAATAGCAGAACAAAAAGCAAAAAATATTGCAATTTTATTTGGCTTAAAAGAGAGCGATTTTTCTAAATTTCCAAAAGATTTAAGTGGTGGAATGAAGCAAAGAGTATCATTTGCTAGAGCTTTGGTTGTAAATCCTAGTTTGCTTTTTTTAGATGAACCATTTTCAGCTTTAGATATAGGTCTTAAAAAAGAGCTTCAAAATTTATTGATAGAAAATATAGAAAATAAGAAGTTAAGTGTACTTTTTATTACTCATGATTTAATGGAAGCTATAAAACTAAGTGATAAAATAATTGTTTTAAAAGCACAGCCAATTGGTCATATCAAAAAAATATTTACTATAAATGAAGCAAGAAAAAAAAGAGATGATGAATTTGTATATAGTAAAACCGCAGAGATTTTAAAAGATAAAGATATTATCTCTAGCTTTGAATTGGAGTTAAAATGA
- a CDS encoding ABC transporter substrate-binding protein, protein MKKTFLIFSLLLNLFAKDENTIVIAGPIASVSHPILYMIEQNVLKDIGKKIEFKLWNNPDELRALILKKEVDFIALPTNVAANLYNKGIDLKLLNVSTWGILGLVSRDKNLKTIEEFKNKEIIIPFRADMPDIIFQALIKKANLDIKKDYKLTYVATPIDAMQMLILRRADHALLAEPAISIALRKTGSFPVKLIAPDLHRSVDLQKDWGRLFEVEPKIPQAGLAIIGETKGKEELITKILEEYEKAIKWYKTNQKEASELVVKALPMLEINGLADSIDYIKFENINAQNSKKDLEFFFNILLQNDNKIIGGKLPDDNFYYK, encoded by the coding sequence ATGAAAAAAACATTTTTAATATTTTCTCTTTTACTAAATTTATTTGCAAAAGATGAAAATACAATAGTAATAGCAGGACCAATAGCTAGTGTATCACACCCAATATTGTATATGATAGAACAAAATGTTCTAAAAGATATTGGAAAAAAAATAGAGTTTAAACTTTGGAATAATCCTGATGAGCTAAGAGCATTGATACTTAAAAAAGAGGTTGATTTTATAGCTCTTCCTACAAATGTAGCTGCAAATTTATACAACAAAGGGATAGATTTGAAGTTATTAAATGTTTCAACTTGGGGAATTTTGGGACTTGTAAGTAGAGACAAAAATTTAAAAACTATAGAAGAGTTTAAAAATAAAGAAATTATTATTCCATTTAGAGCTGATATGCCTGATATTATTTTTCAAGCACTTATAAAAAAAGCAAATCTTGACATAAAAAAAGATTATAAATTAACCTATGTTGCAACACCTATTGATGCTATGCAAATGTTAATTTTAAGAAGAGCAGATCATGCACTTTTAGCAGAACCTGCAATTTCTATTGCATTGAGAAAAACAGGCTCTTTTCCTGTTAAATTAATAGCCCCTGATCTACATAGAAGTGTTGATTTACAAAAAGATTGGGGAAGATTATTTGAAGTTGAACCAAAAATTCCACAAGCAGGATTAGCAATTATTGGAGAAACAAAAGGAAAAGAGGAGTTAATTACTAAAATCTTAGAAGAGTATGAAAAAGCTATAAAATGGTATAAAACAAATCAAAAAGAGGCTAGTGAACTTGTAGTTAAAGCACTACCGATGTTAGAAATTAATGGTTTAGCTGATTCAATTGATTATATTAAATTTGAAAATATAAATGCTCAAAATAGTAAAAAAGATTTAGAGTTTTTCTTTAATATCTTACTCCAAAATGATAATAAAATAATAGGTGGGAAATTGCCAGATGATAATTTTTACTACAAATAA